The following proteins come from a genomic window of Rutidosis leptorrhynchoides isolate AG116_Rl617_1_P2 chromosome 10, CSIRO_AGI_Rlap_v1, whole genome shotgun sequence:
- the LOC139871757 gene encoding plasmodesmata-located protein 3-like: MAPSNSHIILIFLTITSSIYKSSVSADDLTSLVYKGCANQKFQDPSGISSQNLQSLYSNLITQSSSSNFYNQTVGNDQLPTSVTGLYQCRGDLTGQDCATCVKKIPDVINKVCGGDTIAARVQLNGCYLKYEVVGFPPDSTTELLYKQCGSNRASGSGFDTRLESAFGQIEKGVGNGKGYYSGVYESVYVLGQCEGDLGSSDCVNCVKSAEQNAQSACGSSLSGQIYLQKCYISYTYYPNGVPGSGTAGGGGIQTGATEAGGGSGGHNTQKTVAIIIGGLAGLFLGIAFLLVLKSAFMKKKEKHYSGY; the protein is encoded by the exons ATGGCCCCATCAAATTCACACATCATCCTCATATTCCTCACAATCACTTCATCAATCTATAAATCCTCAGTCTCAGCAGATGACCTCACATCACTAGTATACAAAGGCTGTGCTAATCAAAAATTTCAAGACCCATCTGGCATCTCATCACAAAACCTCCAATCTTTATACTCAAACCTAATCACCCAATCATCAAGTTCAAATTTTTACAATCAAACCGTTGGAAATGACCAGTTACCCACTTCAGTCACCGGTCTGTACCAGTGCCGAGGTGATTTAACCGGCCAAGATTGCGCCACGTGTGTAAAAAAGATACCTGACGTCATCAACAAAGTATGCGGTGGCGATACAATCGCCGCACGTGTACAACTCAACGGTTGTTACTTGAAATATGAAGTTGTTGGGTTCCCGCCTGATTCGACTACTGAATTGTTGTATAAACAGTGTGGGTCGAATCGGGCGAGCGGGTCCGGGTTTGATACCAGATTGGAATCAGCTTTTGGGCAAATTGAAAAGGGGGTTGGGAATGGTAAAGGGTATTATTCAGGTGTGTATGAATCAGTTTATGTTTTGGGACAGTGTGAGGGTGATTTGGGTAGTTCAGATTGTGTGAATTGTGTGAAATCTGCTGAACAAAATGCACAAAGTGCGTGTGGGAGTTCGCTTTCGGGTCAGATTTATTTGCAGAAATGTTATATCAGTTATACTTATTACCCTAATGGAGTTCCTGGATCAG GGACTGCTGGTGGAGGCGGGATACAAACAGGGGCGACTGAAGCGGGTGGCGGTAGTGGAGGGCATAACACGCAAAAGACGGTGGCGATTATTATCGGTGGATTAGCGGGATTGTTTTTAGGGATCGCTTTTTTGTTAGTTTTAAAGTCGGCTTTTATGAAGAAAAAAGAGAAACACTATTCGG GTTATTGA